In the Telopea speciosissima isolate NSW1024214 ecotype Mountain lineage chromosome 2, Tspe_v1, whole genome shotgun sequence genome, one interval contains:
- the LOC122650647 gene encoding secreted RxLR effector protein 161-like, giving the protein MKDLGEASYVLGIEIHRNRSCGILDLSLKDYIERVLKRFNMLACSPNKAPVVKGDKLVTSQCPQTELEHNQMKNVPYASAVGSLMYAQVCTWPNIAYIISVLGRYLSNLGEVHWVAVKKVMRYLQGTKDFMLTYRRSDSLDVVGYTDADFARCPDDLKYTSGYVFLMAGGAISWKSVKQTLTASSTMQAEYVACYETIV; this is encoded by the coding sequence ATGAAGGATCTTGGTGAAGCCTCTTATGTCTTGGGTATTGAGATTCATCGTAACAGGTCTTGTGGCATCCTTGATTTGTCTCTGAAAGACTACATTGAGAGGGTACTGAAAAGATTTAACATGCTAGCTTGTTCACCCAATAAGGCACCTGTTGTGAAGGGGGATAAACTTGTTACATCGCAGTGTCCACAGACTGAATTGGAACATAATCAAATGAAGAATGTTCCTTATGCATCTGCCGTTGGAAGTTTGATGTATGCTCAAGTTTGTACATGGCCTAACATTGCCTATATTATTAGTGTACTTGGAAGATACTTGAGCAATCTTGGTGAAGTGCATTGGGTAGCTGTCAAGAAAGTCATGAGATATCTACAGGGTACCAAAGATTTTATGCTTACTTACAGAAGATCTGATTCTCTTGATGTGGTTggctacactgatgcagattttGCAAGATGTCCAGATGACCTGAAGTATACATCTGGATATGTTTTTCTCATGGCTGGTGGGGCTATATCTTGGAAGAGTGTCAAACAGACACTTACTGCATCCTCTACTATGCAGGCAGAGTATGTGGCGTGTTATGAGACCATTGTTTAG